A genomic segment from Polyangium mundeleinium encodes:
- a CDS encoding 3'-5' exonuclease, translated as MKVADPCGCFPTGRHYPGIAHLLKVRAVGVASELDASAPWIDHPIAFLDVETTGRNAAQDRLVEVAVVIGLRGDVVARHSWLVNPGRPIPAESTAVHGIRDEDVAGKPAFAEVASEILATLAAAIPAAYNAVFDRGFMLAELERASIRPENPPPAMRREVDWIDPLTFARELYKHEGSRALGDMAALLGIELVNAHRATDDAEAALRVLYALAKDSRVPRAYGSFIQEQRRLLRMQDEARARWRRPS; from the coding sequence ATGAAGGTCGCCGATCCCTGCGGCTGTTTCCCGACCGGGAGGCACTACCCCGGCATCGCGCACCTGCTCAAGGTGCGCGCCGTCGGCGTCGCCTCCGAGCTCGACGCGAGCGCGCCGTGGATCGATCACCCGATCGCGTTCCTCGACGTCGAGACCACGGGCCGCAACGCCGCGCAGGATCGGCTCGTCGAGGTCGCCGTCGTCATCGGCCTCCGCGGCGACGTGGTCGCGCGGCATAGCTGGCTCGTGAACCCCGGCCGCCCGATCCCCGCCGAGTCCACCGCCGTGCACGGCATCCGCGACGAGGACGTCGCCGGAAAGCCCGCCTTCGCCGAGGTCGCGAGCGAGATCCTCGCGACGCTCGCGGCCGCGATCCCCGCCGCGTACAACGCCGTCTTCGACCGCGGCTTCATGCTCGCCGAGCTCGAGCGCGCCTCGATTCGTCCGGAAAACCCGCCGCCCGCGATGCGTCGCGAGGTCGACTGGATCGATCCGCTCACGTTCGCGCGCGAGCTCTACAAACACGAGGGCAGCCGTGCGCTCGGCGACATGGCCGCGCTGCTCGGCATCGAGCTCGTCAACGCGCACCGCGCCACCGACGACGCCGAGGCCGCGCTGCGCGTGCTCTACGCGCTCGCGAAGGACTCGCGTGTCCCGCGCGCCTACGGCAGCTTCATCCAGGAGCAGCGCCGGCTCCTCCGCATGCAGGACGAGGCTCGCGCGCGCTGGCGCAGGCCGAGCTAG
- a CDS encoding multiheme c-type cytochrome has product MPRALPSTALILSLVLGATVAACQGCRTPPAVTAEDDAAPAQPTIRLYLLSTVAGAIEPCGCTKDQLGGVDHLAAFLRAESAGVPAGLVLGAGPMLFGEPTLRPEEVTQQSWKAETLAAAAKELGLVAWAPGLNDWAAGGEALTKYVSTAGSALLAGNVDGVPGVTGVVVREVAGVKVGIIGVAEPRDRAGKLPDGIRTKPALDAMKAGVAEAKKQGARVLVGLAAIPRGEALRLADAIPELAVLVLGKPQETDHNNDAPKPPMRVGSTLVVETSNHLQTVGVVDLYVRARDSEVLSFADASGIERAEELVSLAGRVRDLETRIQSWEKGGKVKAEDLAARKADLEKLRAERAKLEAPMPAPKGSFFRYKLVEVREKLGADPTMATKLVDYYKRVNEHNRTAFADRKPVAAAAGKATFIGIEACTVCHDEERKVYDGTAHAKAYETLQKDFKEFNLDCVSCHVTGYDKPGGSTVTFVDKLKDVQCEECHGPGSLHARKPDAEGLIILKPDPQSCVSQCHHPPHVENFDPVAKMELVLGPGHGK; this is encoded by the coding sequence ATGCCTCGCGCGCTTCCTAGCACGGCTCTCATCCTGTCCCTCGTCCTCGGAGCCACCGTGGCCGCGTGTCAGGGTTGCCGGACGCCTCCCGCTGTCACGGCCGAGGACGACGCGGCCCCCGCGCAGCCGACAATACGCCTGTACCTCCTGAGCACGGTCGCCGGCGCGATCGAGCCGTGTGGTTGCACGAAGGATCAGCTCGGCGGGGTCGATCACCTGGCGGCGTTCCTCCGCGCGGAGTCGGCCGGCGTGCCTGCGGGCCTGGTTCTCGGCGCGGGTCCGATGCTCTTCGGCGAGCCGACGCTCCGGCCCGAGGAGGTGACGCAGCAGTCGTGGAAGGCGGAGACGCTCGCGGCGGCGGCGAAGGAGCTTGGGCTCGTGGCGTGGGCGCCGGGCTTGAACGATTGGGCGGCCGGCGGCGAGGCGCTCACGAAATACGTGTCGACCGCGGGATCGGCGCTTCTCGCGGGGAACGTGGACGGCGTGCCCGGCGTGACGGGCGTTGTGGTGCGCGAGGTCGCGGGCGTGAAGGTGGGGATCATCGGCGTGGCCGAGCCGCGGGATCGCGCGGGGAAGCTGCCCGACGGGATCCGCACGAAGCCCGCGCTCGACGCGATGAAGGCGGGGGTCGCGGAGGCGAAAAAACAGGGCGCGCGCGTGCTCGTGGGGCTCGCCGCGATCCCGCGCGGCGAGGCGCTGCGGCTCGCGGACGCGATTCCTGAGCTCGCGGTGCTGGTGCTCGGCAAGCCACAGGAGACCGACCATAACAACGACGCGCCGAAGCCGCCGATGCGCGTGGGCTCGACGCTCGTCGTGGAGACGTCGAACCACCTGCAGACGGTGGGCGTCGTGGATCTCTACGTGCGCGCGCGGGATTCGGAAGTCCTCTCGTTCGCGGACGCGAGCGGCATCGAGCGCGCCGAGGAGCTCGTCTCGCTCGCGGGCCGCGTTCGTGACCTCGAGACGCGCATTCAATCGTGGGAAAAGGGCGGCAAGGTGAAGGCCGAGGATCTCGCCGCGCGCAAGGCCGACCTTGAAAAGCTGCGCGCCGAGCGGGCGAAGCTCGAAGCACCGATGCCTGCGCCGAAGGGCAGCTTCTTCCGGTACAAGCTTGTCGAGGTGCGCGAAAAACTCGGCGCCGACCCGACGATGGCGACGAAGCTCGTCGATTACTACAAGCGCGTGAACGAGCACAACCGCACGGCGTTTGCCGACCGCAAGCCCGTGGCCGCGGCGGCGGGGAAGGCGACCTTCATCGGCATCGAGGCGTGCACGGTTTGCCACGACGAGGAGCGCAAGGTCTACGACGGCACGGCGCACGCGAAGGCGTACGAGACGCTGCAGAAGGACTTCAAAGAGTTCAACCTCGACTGCGTGAGCTGCCACGTCACGGGCTACGACAAACCCGGAGGCTCGACGGTCACGTTCGTGGACAAACTCAAGGACGTGCAATGCGAGGAGTGCCACGGGCCGGGGTCGCTCCACGCGAGGAAGCCGGATGCGGAGGGGCTCATCATCCTGAAGCCGGATCCGCAGTCGTGCGTCTCGCAATGCCATCACCCGCCGCACGTCGAGAACTTCGACCCGGTGGCGAAGATGGAGCTCGTGCTCGGCCCGGGGCACGGCAAGTAG
- a CDS encoding MlaD family protein gives MGIEVNKGAKVGLMTVALAAAAWGAYRFISPDAGTENGYRVWAYLPDVTGVAPHSRVMIQGIQVGTVDRIWLDGGKARVDIKMFPTAPLFDDAAIGKRATSLIGEYYIVLAPGTEGTPRIPDRGQITHYIEEPSIQSLQGQVSEILKDVKTVTESLKGTVGSDTGKDQLEKILKNLAEVTEALNETVKENRTAVRDTINNINTITQNSQPNINAILDNLRQVTGDVRKMTSAPGENGKGGELRNAAARIDKATTSLESALAHADNVAARIDRGEGTLGKLSKDETLINEVESAVGDVGELVGGMGRLQTIVGLRTDYNFLANTIKSYVELRLQPSEDKYYLIELVNDPRGLTTFEQIDVDTTNPNDPPHYREVRTVTTNAFRFSFQFAKRFGPFTGRFGIKESTGGIGLDLHLLDDRFELRQDLFGFGEQVSPRWRVALAYEFIRKLWLLGGVDDILNADRRDYFIGLQLRFNDKDLKTILPFAPPVF, from the coding sequence TTGGGCATCGAGGTCAATAAAGGCGCCAAGGTCGGCTTGATGACCGTCGCGCTCGCGGCTGCGGCGTGGGGCGCGTATCGCTTCATCTCGCCCGATGCGGGCACTGAGAACGGTTATCGCGTCTGGGCGTACTTGCCCGACGTGACCGGCGTCGCACCTCATTCGCGCGTGATGATCCAGGGCATCCAGGTCGGCACGGTCGACCGCATCTGGCTCGACGGCGGCAAAGCGCGCGTCGACATCAAGATGTTCCCGACGGCCCCGCTTTTCGACGACGCTGCCATTGGCAAGCGCGCGACGAGCCTGATCGGCGAATACTACATCGTGCTCGCGCCCGGGACGGAAGGCACGCCGCGCATCCCGGATCGCGGGCAGATCACGCACTATATCGAAGAGCCCTCGATCCAGTCCTTGCAGGGGCAGGTCTCGGAGATCCTGAAGGACGTCAAAACGGTGACCGAGTCCTTGAAGGGCACCGTCGGCAGCGACACGGGCAAGGATCAGCTCGAAAAGATCCTGAAAAACCTCGCCGAGGTCACCGAGGCGCTGAACGAGACCGTCAAAGAGAACCGCACGGCGGTCCGCGACACGATCAACAACATCAACACGATCACGCAGAACTCGCAGCCGAACATCAACGCGATCCTCGACAACCTGCGGCAGGTGACGGGCGACGTCCGCAAGATGACGAGTGCGCCCGGCGAGAACGGCAAAGGGGGCGAGCTCCGGAACGCAGCGGCGCGCATCGACAAGGCGACGACCTCGCTCGAGAGCGCGCTCGCGCACGCGGACAACGTCGCGGCGCGGATCGATCGTGGCGAGGGCACGCTCGGCAAGCTCTCGAAGGACGAGACGCTCATCAACGAGGTCGAGAGCGCCGTCGGCGACGTCGGCGAGCTCGTCGGCGGCATGGGCCGGCTTCAGACCATCGTCGGCCTGCGGACCGATTACAACTTCCTCGCGAACACCATCAAGAGCTACGTCGAGCTGCGCCTCCAGCCGTCCGAGGACAAGTATTACCTCATCGAGCTCGTCAACGACCCGCGCGGCCTCACCACGTTCGAGCAGATCGACGTCGACACGACGAACCCGAACGACCCGCCGCATTACCGCGAGGTCCGGACGGTCACGACGAACGCCTTTCGCTTCTCGTTCCAGTTCGCCAAGCGATTCGGCCCCTTCACGGGCCGCTTCGGCATCAAGGAGTCGACGGGCGGCATCGGCCTCGACTTGCACCTGCTCGACGATCGATTCGAGCTCCGCCAGGACCTCTTCGGCTTCGGCGAGCAGGTCTCGCCGCGCTGGAGGGTCGCGCTCGCGTACGAGTTCATCCGCAAACTGTGGCTCCTCGGCGGCGTGGACGACATCCTGAACGCCGACCGGCGTGACTACTTCATCGGCCTTCAGCTCCGCTTCAACGACAAGGACCTGAAGACGATCCTCCCCTTCGCGCCGCCCGTCTTCTGA
- a CDS encoding tetratricopeptide repeat protein: MRGVARAALVTFALGGMGCTGAAPMTPAPTAPATESQARGDRPAWLPAYTDAQRALLAPVDTPIQAPASRVYPDLHRFEYAGPARLDDLKRTLRFSTLIVTVIEKSPRLYALDDAAPELANLIAQYGPPPAAEPDPWQTAEVVPKNRTLTLAPVKLSDEAKASLATARAKRDAGDTKAAVEAFRAARGFARAAGIALELGEMLVAQKQTQEAREAFEDAVRIDPTLATAHLRLAELAEKRGDRDEARRRLAEAIAFWPASRRAMALADRLSNGLASSRHTRLPLFQVFFDVDNAGAIHVGSSGGDPARIYAGCRAVMRYEPEIRARIFEQPEDVPYHLTMMEELICLESAIGTYVAARMSKERAPADPAMDALLEVAHEEGLGGYVMTEILGRHRPERARVAPREVHEAMVRYVERTMLGAPLVADPAQGVYTAAR, translated from the coding sequence ATGCGTGGCGTAGCTCGGGCAGCGCTCGTGACGTTCGCGCTCGGCGGGATGGGCTGCACCGGCGCCGCGCCGATGACGCCCGCCCCCACGGCGCCGGCCACAGAATCGCAAGCCAGAGGGGACAGGCCGGCGTGGCTCCCCGCGTACACGGATGCGCAGCGCGCGTTGCTCGCGCCAGTCGATACGCCGATTCAGGCGCCCGCATCGCGCGTGTATCCGGACCTGCATCGGTTCGAGTACGCAGGCCCCGCGCGCCTCGACGATCTCAAGAGGACGCTCCGGTTTTCCACGTTGATCGTCACGGTGATCGAGAAGTCCCCGCGGCTCTACGCGCTCGACGACGCAGCCCCCGAGCTCGCGAACCTGATCGCGCAGTACGGCCCGCCCCCGGCCGCAGAGCCGGATCCGTGGCAAACGGCGGAGGTGGTCCCCAAGAACCGCACGCTCACGCTGGCGCCGGTGAAGCTCTCGGACGAGGCGAAGGCGTCGCTCGCGACGGCCCGCGCGAAACGCGACGCGGGCGATACGAAGGCCGCCGTCGAGGCGTTTCGCGCGGCGCGCGGGTTCGCGCGGGCCGCGGGGATCGCGCTGGAGCTCGGGGAGATGCTCGTCGCGCAAAAGCAGACGCAGGAAGCACGCGAGGCCTTCGAGGATGCGGTCCGCATCGACCCCACGCTCGCGACGGCGCACCTCCGCCTCGCCGAGCTTGCCGAAAAACGAGGGGATCGCGACGAGGCGCGCCGCAGGCTCGCCGAGGCCATCGCGTTCTGGCCCGCCTCGCGCCGCGCGATGGCGCTCGCCGACCGGCTCTCGAACGGCCTCGCCTCGTCGCGTCACACGCGCCTGCCCTTGTTCCAAGTCTTCTTCGACGTCGACAACGCGGGCGCGATCCACGTCGGCTCCTCGGGCGGCGATCCCGCGCGGATCTACGCTGGTTGCCGCGCCGTGATGCGCTACGAGCCCGAGATCCGCGCGCGGATCTTCGAGCAGCCCGAGGACGTGCCCTACCACCTCACGATGATGGAAGAGCTGATCTGCCTGGAGTCCGCGATCGGGACGTACGTCGCCGCGCGCATGTCGAAGGAGCGCGCTCCCGCGGATCCGGCGATGGACGCGCTCCTCGAGGTCGCCCACGAGGAAGGGCTCGGCGGGTACGTCATGACCGAGATCCTGGGCCGGCACCGTCCCGAGCGGGCGCGGGTCGCGCCACGGGAGGTGCATGAGGCCATGGTGCGGTACGTCGAACGCACGATGCTCGGCGCGCCGCTCGTCGCCGACCCCGCGCAAGGGGTGTACACGGCGGCGCGTTGA